CGCCGGCTGCACAAAGATTCCTTGGCGATCGGCGATCACCCGGTAGATCTCCCCCGAGTCGCCCTTGGGCAAGCGCACCCCCAGCCAGCGAATTTTTCCGTGCAGATTGTACTGATCGATCAGCCCGTAGAGCTTCTCAATCTCGCTGATCTCCTCGGGATCGGTGGACTCCTCCCGCCGCAGCTTGCCCGCCACCAAAATGAGGTTGCAGCGCTCTTGCAGCTCCGGGCTGCGCCCAAAGCACTCCGCCAGACCGGTCAGATTCTTGATGCGATCGAGGCGCGCCATCGAAAAGAGCGGCCGCTTGCTCGGGTCATCCAGCTTGCCAAAGATGTGCTCCGGCTCCTCCGCCGTAAACAACAGATCCTCGATGCGCTCGCGATTCGCAGGCACTCGGTCTTCGGTCCGCGAGTAGGGGAAATACACCGATTCATTGACCCCCGGCGGCACCACATTAAATTTCGGGCTAAACAGCTCAATGCCATTGACCACGTGATAGAGATCTGGCATCGAGAAACAAGCATAGGACTCGTACTGCCCCACACTGTCCGGCGTCCCGACAATTTCTTGATAGGTGCTGCTAATAATAAAATTCGCCGCGTTCATGGCGATCAGGTCCGCCGTGAACTGGATCGAGAAATGGTACTGCTCGTCGAGCTCTTGCCAGTAAAGATTGCTAAAGAGGTATTTGGACTTCTCGAGGGCGTGGGCAATGTTGCACTGGGTGACCTGGAGGCGGCGCGACAGCAAAAAGGCGACCAAGTTGCCGTCGGAGTAGTTACCCACGATCAGATCCGGCTTACCCTGGAACTCCGCCAATAGCTCGCGCTCGGAGTCGATGACGTAGGTTTCGAGGTAGGGCCAGATCTCAAAGCGCGAGATCCAGTGGTTGGTGACATTGGGGTTGAACTCGCGGAAGGGGACGCGCAGGATCCAGGCGTTGTCGGTGCCGTGGACTTTTTCGAGGCGCTGGTTGCACAGGGTGCCGTCCGCGTTGGGAATCAGGCGGGTCAGGATGACAACTTTGGGATGGACTTTGAGGACGTCAAGACCAGCCAAGATTAGGTCTTCCTGGAGCTGCTTTTCGAGGCTGCGGGCCTGGTCTAGGACGTAGACGACTTGACCGCCGGTATCGGGCCGCCCGAGGACCCCCTCTTGGCCAAACCAGCCGTGGGGCGACACCAGCACGATCCGGAAGATCATGGGGATGCGCGAGATGAAGGCGTCGAGGGAGCGATCGTCGGGGGAGTCGATGAGGGCGTCAAGGATTTCGAGGGTTTCCCGGACGCGGCTGGCAGTGTTGCCCCATCCGGGCTCGAAGCCCAGGGTCTGGAGATCAAAGCGAAACTCTGCGTAGGGCTGCTCGGGGGGCAGCTCGTTGACGAAGTTAAGGGCCTGCTTGATCTGATCGGAGAGCTGGCGCTGGCTCTTGATCCGGCCGTTGATCAGGAGCTGGGTGCCGTCGTAGGAGTGCAGGTTCAAGAACTCGTAGAGAGCTTCGAGCCACTGGGCGGGGTCCTGGAAGAGTTTGCTGGAGAGGAAGCGGTTGAGGAAGGCGACGCCTTTGCCGATGTTTTTGGGATCGCGCAGGGTGGGGGAGTAGTCGTAAAAGGGCTGAAAGTCGATTTCGAGGACGTCGCCTTCGTTGGGGTGGAAGTGGTTGACGAAGCGATCGCGCACATCCAAGAGCTCCTGCACAGACATGGGCTCGATAGCGAGATCGTCAAAGAGGCGGTAGGTCTCTTGATGAGCGATGTTGGGACGGACAATGATGCAGAGGCTTTCGTCTTCGAGAATGATTTCTTGGGTGTAGGAGATCAGTCGACCGAGGGACGAGGAGGACTGGAAGGAGGCAGGTTTGTCGTTTTGGCTGCAGTAGCGCCCGAATGCGCCCAAAATGTCGTTGCGAAGCAGATAGCGCTGCTCTTCCCCCCGGAGTTCGCTGACAAACTGCCGAAGATCCGATTTTTCCTCACTGTTGAGGACGGCTTGAATCAATGCGGACATAGTGTCTTCCTTCGTAGAACCAACAAGAGATGGGGCAAAGCAGGTAGGTTGCTGAAGCGTTGAGGTGCGATCGCCTAGCCGCCGCTTCTAGGGGAAAGCTTTTGGGGCGAGGGCGGAGACAACTCACAAGAAAAGCCAGCACAAAGTGGCGCTCAGGGCTTTGCTGAAGCTGCAATGGTTTTCTGCCGCTGCTGGGGACCGTCAGGATTCAGAGCGGTATCTAACAGCAGCGGCACCGGGAGAGAGCTCACGAAATATTTGGCCGACGCGAAAACCCTCTGGCGATGTGCGCGCAGCCCTACTGCTAGGGAGTTTGTAGCGTAAATAAAGCGGATGGCACCTCTGCCAGAAGTCTAAACTACGGCCCCGCGAAGTTTCGCGGCAAGCTTTAATGTCTTCGTGAAATCTGGGGGAAATGGGATTAATTTTTGGGCAAGCAGCGATCGCGCCTTTTCTCCCAACTTCGCAGAATCAGCCCCAAAACGCCAAAAGGAGCGATCGCCCACGGTGATCGGCGATCGCTCCCTATCAATCTTTCAAATTTGGCAATAGAGGCGATTGCGCTTTAGCGATCGCTCCCATTCAGCAGCCCCAGAACCAAGCTATCTTTGGCCAGGAAGTGGCCGATATGGTACGCCCGCTCCTCTGTTTTGAGCAGGATCTTTTCGTAGAGATAGCGCGTGGCGCGATCGCCCAGGCTCTCCGCCTGACCCGCCTGCTGACGAATCAAAGAAATGATTGCCTGCTCAGCAGCTAGGTCATTTTCGAGCATCTGCCGACACTGATAGATGCCGTCCGGCTCCGGCGTAAAGCAGCACAGCTCCGCCAGCTTCGCAAAACTCGCCGCAGGCACGCCGCCGAGGCCATTGAGGCGCTCGCCAATCTCATGGACGTGCTCCTGGACCTCGTCGTAGCTCTCCGAAAAGAACTCGTGGAGCGAGTAGAACTCCGCCCCCTCCACCACGAAATGGTGCTTTTGATATTGCAAATACAGCGCTTGGAAGCTCGCTAAGGCGGCATTGAGCCCCTCACAGACCGGCACCGTCACACTTTTTTCTAGCAGGATAGGGTTATCCGTCACCGCTCCGTAGGCTTGCACCAAACTTTGCGTACTCGACATTTCCATCCGTCTCCTGTGCGAAACGTTCTTAATCAACGTCGATACAGCGTCATGGATTCCTCATCCATCAGCCTTGCTCTGGGCGTGACGCGCGCCGCGATTTTGGCTCAGCTTTTCGCGAGGAATGTAGCAAAACTCAGAAAGTGAAGCCTTAATCTACAAAGCTTCTACCCCCTAGCTTAAAAGAGATTCTGAGAAGCTACCGAATCATTATTCTATCGGCTGATGAAATTTAATAGATAAAATTTGCAATTGCTTTACAAAGACCATTGGGCGGCAATGCCTCTGAGGATGCCGCGGGGCGATCGCCCGCAACCGCTCTCCTAGAGCGCGATCGCCCACTCGCCAAATCAAGATCACCCCCGCGATCGTGCCACAACCCTGGTT
This genomic stretch from Geitlerinema sp. PCC 7407 harbors:
- a CDS encoding Dps family protein, whose product is MSSTQSLVQAYGAVTDNPILLEKSVTVPVCEGLNAALASFQALYLQYQKHHFVVEGAEFYSLHEFFSESYDEVQEHVHEIGERLNGLGGVPAASFAKLAELCCFTPEPDGIYQCRQMLENDLAAEQAIISLIRQQAGQAESLGDRATRYLYEKILLKTEERAYHIGHFLAKDSLVLGLLNGSDR
- a CDS encoding sucrose synthase, encoding MSALIQAVLNSEEKSDLRQFVSELRGEEQRYLLRNDILGAFGRYCSQNDKPASFQSSSSLGRLISYTQEIILEDESLCIIVRPNIAHQETYRLFDDLAIEPMSVQELLDVRDRFVNHFHPNEGDVLEIDFQPFYDYSPTLRDPKNIGKGVAFLNRFLSSKLFQDPAQWLEALYEFLNLHSYDGTQLLINGRIKSQRQLSDQIKQALNFVNELPPEQPYAEFRFDLQTLGFEPGWGNTASRVRETLEILDALIDSPDDRSLDAFISRIPMIFRIVLVSPHGWFGQEGVLGRPDTGGQVVYVLDQARSLEKQLQEDLILAGLDVLKVHPKVVILTRLIPNADGTLCNQRLEKVHGTDNAWILRVPFREFNPNVTNHWISRFEIWPYLETYVIDSERELLAEFQGKPDLIVGNYSDGNLVAFLLSRRLQVTQCNIAHALEKSKYLFSNLYWQELDEQYHFSIQFTADLIAMNAANFIISSTYQEIVGTPDSVGQYESYACFSMPDLYHVVNGIELFSPKFNVVPPGVNESVYFPYSRTEDRVPANRERIEDLLFTAEEPEHIFGKLDDPSKRPLFSMARLDRIKNLTGLAECFGRSPELQERCNLILVAGKLRREESTDPEEISEIEKLYGLIDQYNLHGKIRWLGVRLPKGDSGEIYRVIADRQGIFVQPALFEAFGLTILEAMISGVPTFATRFGGPLEIIQDRVNGFYINPTHLKEMAQKILDFVSKCDQDPRAWEEISKRGMDRVYSTYTWRIHTTRLLSLAKIYGFWNYTSKEKREDMLRYLEALFYLIYRPRAKALLEKHSHR